The Micropterus dolomieu isolate WLL.071019.BEF.003 ecotype Adirondacks linkage group LG20, ASM2129224v1, whole genome shotgun sequence genome has a segment encoding these proteins:
- the trappc2l gene encoding trafficking protein particle complex subunit 2-like protein isoform X1 — protein MAVCIAVIAKENYPLYIRSVPTQNELKFHYTVHTSLDVVEEKISAVGKSLGDQRELYLGLLYPTEDYKVYGYVTNSKVKFVIVVDSSNTSLRDNEIRSMFRKLHNSFTDVMCNPFHNPGDPIQSKAFDGIVSGMMVQTG, from the exons ATGGCGGTGTGTATAGCAGTGATCGCAAAAGAG AACTACCCGCTGTATATCCGCAGTGTGCCCACTCAAAATGAGCTGAAGTTTCACTACACGGTTCACACCTCTCTGGATGTGGTAGAGGAGAAGATCTCAGCAGTGGGCAAATCTTTGGGAGACCAGAGAGAGCTGTACCTGGGTCTACTCTATCCCACTGAAGACTACAAAGT ATATGGGTATGTAACCAACTCCAAGGTGAAATTTGTCATTGTTGTGGACTCGTCAAATACATCATTACGGGATAATGAAATAAGAAGT ATGTTCAGAAAATTACACAACTCTTTTACTGACGTAATGTGCAACCCATTCCACAATCCTGGGGACCCCATTCAGTCTAA GGCCTTCGATGGCATCGTATCTGGGATGATGGTTCAAACTGGCTGA
- the pabpn1l gene encoding embryonic polyadenylate-binding protein 2 isoform X2: protein MAENHLEYGYLEGECIGEYFAEDPELAAIKARVQELEMEEETERLKEEEERCDVGEMQLLTSSPRPGPFYNMTPEERIDADNRSVYVDYGATADELEIHFNGCGPVNRVTILCDRFSGHPKGFAYIEFSDRDSVHSAIGLHETLFRGRVLKVMPKRTNMPGISTTDRGGHRGGHSRGRGRGYRPPRYQNSSRGRFRYQSTRPQHQTPHPYYGGPSVGKRQWGHMDYHEQMPKRYPCLLLITPPTDELGPGSSGPHYPQQR from the exons ATGGCGGAAAATCATCTGGAGTACGGCTACCTGGAGGGCGAGTGCATCGGGGAGTATTTCGCTGAGGACCCG GAGCTGGCGGCCATCAAGGCCAGGGTTCAGGAGCTGGAGATggaagaagagacagaaagactgaaggaggaggaggagaggtgtgACGTGGGAGAGATGCAGCTCCTGACCAGCAGCCCTCGGCCTG GACCTTTCTACAATATGACGCCTGAGGAGAGGATAGACGCAGACAACAGATCAGTCTAT GTAGACTACGGAGCTACCGCAGATGAGCTGGAGATCCATTTCAATGGCTGTGGTCCTGTCAACCGAGTTACCATCTTGTGTGACAGGTTCTCTGGCCATCCCAAGGG CTTTGCTTACATTGAGTTCTCTGATCGAGACTCTGTGCATAGTGCTATTGGTTTGCATGAGACCTTGTTCAGAGGAAGAGTCCTGAAG GTAATGCCCAAGAGGACCAACATGCCAGGCATCAGCACCACAGACAGGGGAGGACACCGAGGTGGCCACTCCAGAGGCAGAGGCCGTGGGTACCGTCCACCCCGATACCAGAACAGCTCTCGAGGCAGGTTCCGGTACCAGTCAACCAGGCCACAGCATCAAACACCCCACCCTTACTATGGAGGCCCCTCAGTAGGGAAGAGACAGTGGGGACACATGGACTACCATGAACAGATGCCTAAACGTTATCCATGTCTTCTTCTCATCACCCCACCGACAGATGAGTTGGGGCCAGGGTCGAGCGGACCGCACTACCCTCAACAGCGCTAG
- the pabpn1l gene encoding embryonic polyadenylate-binding protein 2 isoform X1, with amino-acid sequence MAENHLEYGYLEGECIGEYFAEDPELAAIKARVQELEMEEETERLKEEEERCDVGEMQLLTSSPRPGPFYNMTPEERIDADNRSVYVGNVDYGATADELEIHFNGCGPVNRVTILCDRFSGHPKGFAYIEFSDRDSVHSAIGLHETLFRGRVLKVMPKRTNMPGISTTDRGGHRGGHSRGRGRGYRPPRYQNSSRGRFRYQSTRPQHQTPHPYYGGPSVGKRQWGHMDYHEQMPKRYPCLLLITPPTDELGPGSSGPHYPQQR; translated from the exons ATGGCGGAAAATCATCTGGAGTACGGCTACCTGGAGGGCGAGTGCATCGGGGAGTATTTCGCTGAGGACCCG GAGCTGGCGGCCATCAAGGCCAGGGTTCAGGAGCTGGAGATggaagaagagacagaaagactgaaggaggaggaggagaggtgtgACGTGGGAGAGATGCAGCTCCTGACCAGCAGCCCTCGGCCTG GACCTTTCTACAATATGACGCCTGAGGAGAGGATAGACGCAGACAACAGATCAGTCTATGTAGGAAAT GTAGACTACGGAGCTACCGCAGATGAGCTGGAGATCCATTTCAATGGCTGTGGTCCTGTCAACCGAGTTACCATCTTGTGTGACAGGTTCTCTGGCCATCCCAAGGG CTTTGCTTACATTGAGTTCTCTGATCGAGACTCTGTGCATAGTGCTATTGGTTTGCATGAGACCTTGTTCAGAGGAAGAGTCCTGAAG GTAATGCCCAAGAGGACCAACATGCCAGGCATCAGCACCACAGACAGGGGAGGACACCGAGGTGGCCACTCCAGAGGCAGAGGCCGTGGGTACCGTCCACCCCGATACCAGAACAGCTCTCGAGGCAGGTTCCGGTACCAGTCAACCAGGCCACAGCATCAAACACCCCACCCTTACTATGGAGGCCCCTCAGTAGGGAAGAGACAGTGGGGACACATGGACTACCATGAACAGATGCCTAAACGTTATCCATGTCTTCTTCTCATCACCCCACCGACAGATGAGTTGGGGCCAGGGTCGAGCGGACCGCACTACCCTCAACAGCGCTAG
- the galns gene encoding N-acetylgalactosamine-6-sulfatase isoform X2 — protein sequence MRVMSAVTLTLFYAVICCSLTEKPPNVSPPNIIIMLMDDMGWGDLGVFGQPSRETPNLDAMAAQGMLLPNFYTANPLCSPSRAALLTGRLPVRNGFYTTNAHARNAYTPQEIVGGISKDEILLPQMLKKKGYVSKIVGKWHLGHRPQYLPLENGFDEWFGAPNCHFGPYNNSIRPNIPVYNNSEMVGRFYEDFKIDRKTGESNLTQIYLLEGLDFILRQTEAQRPFFLYWAADATHAPIYASKHFLGKSQRGRYGDAVMELDYSVGRILSGLQTLGIENNTFVFFTSDNGAALMSGPNEAGSNGPFLCGKETTFEGGMREPAIAWWPGHIKEGTVSFQLANVMDLFTTSLALAGISPPDDRTLDGLDLTSVLLNPSQTLQNRPIFYYRGNELMAVRLGQYKAHYWTWSNSWEELKSGVNFCPGQEVPGVTTHDQKEHTMQPIIFHLGRDPGEKFPIRSASRILLWPYLLFASCSNSFQF from the exons ATGCGAGTTATGTCTGCAGTAACTCTGACTCTCTTTTATGCCGTAATATGTTGTTCCTTGACAGAAAAGCCACCAAATGTTTCACCTCCAAACATTATTATCATGCTCATGGATGAC ATGGGTTGGGGGGACTTGGGGGTGTTTGGCCAGCCCTCTAGAGAGACCCCCAACCTGGATGCCATGGCTGCTCAGGGCATGCTGCTTCCAAATTTCTACACTGCCAACCCGCTCTGTTCTCCAT CCAGAGCTGCACTTCTCACTGGGAGACTGCCTGTCAGAAACGGTTTCTACACCACTAATGCCCACGCCAGAAACG CATACACACCACAGGAGATAGTGGGAGGAATCTCTAAGGATGAGATTTTGTTACCCCAGATGCTGAAGAAAAAGGGCTACGTCAGCAAGATAGTTGGAAAGTG GCATCTTGGCCACAGACCACAGTACCTGCCTCTGGAGAATGGTTTTGATGAATGGTTTGGTGCACCAAACTGCCACTTTGGCCCCTACAACAACAGCATCAGACCCAACATCCCTGTTTACAACAATTCTGAGATGGTTGGCAG ATTCTATGAAGACTTTAAGATTGACAGGAAAACTGGAGAGTCCAACCTCACACAGATCTACTTGTTG GAAGGTCTTGATTTCATACTCCGTCAGACTGAGGCCCAGCGGCCCTTCTTCCTCTACTGGGCAGCCGACGCCACTCACGCCCCTATCTATGCCTCCAAACATTTCCTAGGGAAGAGCCAGCGAGGCCG GTATGGTGATGCAGTGATGGAGCTAGACTACAGCGTCGGTCGGATCTTGTCAGGGCTGCAGACTCTAGGCATTGAAAATAATACCTTTGTCTTTTTTACCTCAGACAACGGAGCTGCTCTGATGTCCGGCCCAAACGAAG CTGGCAGCAATGGGCCATTCCTCTGCGGGAAGGAGACCACCTTTGAAGGGGGCATGAGGGAGCCTGCCATTGCCTGGTGGCCTGGACACATCAAAGAAGGCACG GTGAGTTTCCAGTTGGCCAATGTGATGGACCTGTTCACCACCAGTCTGGCTCTGGCTGGCATCAGCCCTCCTGATGATAGGACTCTTGATGGACTGGACCTGACATCAGTCCTGCTAAACCCCTCACAAACACTCCAAAACAG GCCAATCTTCTACTACCGTGGGAATGAGCTGATGGCTGTGAGGCTTGGACAATACAAGGCACACTACTGGACCTGGAGCAACTCATGGGAGGAGTTGAAAAGC GGTGTCAACTTCTGTCCAGGTCAGGAGGTCCCAGGTGTGACTACTCACGATCAAAAAGAGCACACAATGCAGCCAATCATTTTTCACCTGGGTCGGGATCCTGGGGAAAAGTTCCCTATCAG GTCTGCCTCTCGTATTTTGCTCTGGCCTTATCTCCTCTTCGCCTCCTGCTCGAACTCCTTTCAGTTCTGA
- the trappc2l gene encoding trafficking protein particle complex subunit 2-like protein isoform X2, with protein MAVCIAVIAKENYPLYIRSVPTQNELKFHYTVHTSLDVVEEKISAVGKSLGDQRELYLGLLYPTEDYKVYPCLILKMFRKLHNSFTDVMCNPFHNPGDPIQSKAFDGIVSGMMVQTG; from the exons ATGGCGGTGTGTATAGCAGTGATCGCAAAAGAG AACTACCCGCTGTATATCCGCAGTGTGCCCACTCAAAATGAGCTGAAGTTTCACTACACGGTTCACACCTCTCTGGATGTGGTAGAGGAGAAGATCTCAGCAGTGGGCAAATCTTTGGGAGACCAGAGAGAGCTGTACCTGGGTCTACTCTATCCCACTGAAGACTACAAAGTGTATCCTTGTTTGATTTTGAAG ATGTTCAGAAAATTACACAACTCTTTTACTGACGTAATGTGCAACCCATTCCACAATCCTGGGGACCCCATTCAGTCTAA GGCCTTCGATGGCATCGTATCTGGGATGATGGTTCAAACTGGCTGA
- the galns gene encoding N-acetylgalactosamine-6-sulfatase isoform X1, whose product MRVMSAVTLTLFYAVICCSLTEKPPNVSPPNIIIMLMDDMGWGDLGVFGQPSRETPNLDAMAAQGMLLPNFYTANPLCSPSRAALLTGRLPVRNGFYTTNAHARNAYTPQEIVGGISKDEILLPQMLKKKGYVSKIVGKWHLGHRPQYLPLENGFDEWFGAPNCHFGPYNNSIRPNIPVYNNSEMVGRFYEDFKIDRKTGESNLTQIYLLEGLDFILRQTEAQRPFFLYWAADATHAPIYASKHFLGKSQRGRYGDAVMELDYSVGRILSGLQTLGIENNTFVFFTSDNGAALMSGPNEAGSNGPFLCGKETTFEGGMREPAIAWWPGHIKEGTVSFQLANVMDLFTTSLALAGISPPDDRTLDGLDLTSVLLNPSQTLQNRPIFYYRGNELMAVRLGQYKAHYWTWSNSWEELKSGVNFCPGQEVPGVTTHDQKEHTMQPIIFHLGRDPGEKFPISVLTKEYQDVLSRISLVVEQHKKTLVPGIPQLNMCDVAVMNWAPAGCEKLGKCLKVPKSEPLKCDWPH is encoded by the exons ATGCGAGTTATGTCTGCAGTAACTCTGACTCTCTTTTATGCCGTAATATGTTGTTCCTTGACAGAAAAGCCACCAAATGTTTCACCTCCAAACATTATTATCATGCTCATGGATGAC ATGGGTTGGGGGGACTTGGGGGTGTTTGGCCAGCCCTCTAGAGAGACCCCCAACCTGGATGCCATGGCTGCTCAGGGCATGCTGCTTCCAAATTTCTACACTGCCAACCCGCTCTGTTCTCCAT CCAGAGCTGCACTTCTCACTGGGAGACTGCCTGTCAGAAACGGTTTCTACACCACTAATGCCCACGCCAGAAACG CATACACACCACAGGAGATAGTGGGAGGAATCTCTAAGGATGAGATTTTGTTACCCCAGATGCTGAAGAAAAAGGGCTACGTCAGCAAGATAGTTGGAAAGTG GCATCTTGGCCACAGACCACAGTACCTGCCTCTGGAGAATGGTTTTGATGAATGGTTTGGTGCACCAAACTGCCACTTTGGCCCCTACAACAACAGCATCAGACCCAACATCCCTGTTTACAACAATTCTGAGATGGTTGGCAG ATTCTATGAAGACTTTAAGATTGACAGGAAAACTGGAGAGTCCAACCTCACACAGATCTACTTGTTG GAAGGTCTTGATTTCATACTCCGTCAGACTGAGGCCCAGCGGCCCTTCTTCCTCTACTGGGCAGCCGACGCCACTCACGCCCCTATCTATGCCTCCAAACATTTCCTAGGGAAGAGCCAGCGAGGCCG GTATGGTGATGCAGTGATGGAGCTAGACTACAGCGTCGGTCGGATCTTGTCAGGGCTGCAGACTCTAGGCATTGAAAATAATACCTTTGTCTTTTTTACCTCAGACAACGGAGCTGCTCTGATGTCCGGCCCAAACGAAG CTGGCAGCAATGGGCCATTCCTCTGCGGGAAGGAGACCACCTTTGAAGGGGGCATGAGGGAGCCTGCCATTGCCTGGTGGCCTGGACACATCAAAGAAGGCACG GTGAGTTTCCAGTTGGCCAATGTGATGGACCTGTTCACCACCAGTCTGGCTCTGGCTGGCATCAGCCCTCCTGATGATAGGACTCTTGATGGACTGGACCTGACATCAGTCCTGCTAAACCCCTCACAAACACTCCAAAACAG GCCAATCTTCTACTACCGTGGGAATGAGCTGATGGCTGTGAGGCTTGGACAATACAAGGCACACTACTGGACCTGGAGCAACTCATGGGAGGAGTTGAAAAGC GGTGTCAACTTCTGTCCAGGTCAGGAGGTCCCAGGTGTGACTACTCACGATCAAAAAGAGCACACAATGCAGCCAATCATTTTTCACCTGGGTCGGGATCCTGGGGAAAAGTTCCCTATCAG TGTTTTGACTAAGGAGTACCAGGATGTGCTGAGCAGGATCTCCCTAGTTGTGGAGCAGCATAAGAAGACTCTGGTGCCCGGTATTCCCCAGCTCAACATGTGTGATGTGGCTGTGATG AACTGGGCCCCTGCAGGCTGTGAGAAGTTAGGAAAGTGTCTCAAAGTGCCCAAGTCTGAGCCCTTGAAGTGCGACTGGCCACACTAA
- the LOC123959200 gene encoding proteolipid protein 2, which translates to MSDDQNERLTMDVDTAFLKSKRGILKVAEMVTLFVAFVCFAAASTPKYIAATVLEFLITLFLLLLYVLKLNKRLTFFFWPLIDVFNSVFAAVYFIILSLVALTTYTVTGTLVGGIVGFMSAGLLCVDSYTLFKNITFNKPRSEVQNVERQ; encoded by the exons ATGTCAGACGATCAAAATGAACGACTGACTATGGACGTGGACACTGCTTTTCTCAAATCCAAGAGGGGAATCCTGAAAGTAGCAGAGATG gtGACTCTGTTTGTGGCATTTGTGTGTTTCGCTGCAGCATCCACACCGAAGTACATAGCAGCCACAGTGTTGGAGTTTCTgatcactttgtttttgttgttgctgtatgtgCTCAAGCTCAACAAGAGGCTGACTTTCTTCTTTTGGCCTCTCATT GATGTTTTTAATTCAGTGTTTGCAGCAGTCTACTTTATTATTTTGAGCCTGGTGGCTCTGACTACATACACTGTCACAGGCACACTGGTTGGAGGG ATAGTTGGGTTCATGTCGGCTGGGCTGCTGTGTGTGGACAGCTATACGCTTTTCAAGAACATCACATTCAACAAGCCAAGAAGTGAAGTCCAGAATGTAGAAAGGCAATGA